In Lolium rigidum isolate FL_2022 chromosome 3, APGP_CSIRO_Lrig_0.1, whole genome shotgun sequence, the genomic window tgcttcttggctcctactggttcgataaccttggtttcttactgagggaaaacttgctactgtgcgcatcacaccttcctcttggggttcccaacggacgtgtcttctacgcgcactaggaggctcgggcgcgcttccgccgggaggaagccaacgccgtccgccaggtcagggagtacgaggcggcccgccgggaagcccgcgtccgccgcgtcaagctcgaaatagtcgagcttgacaaggacgacgcgtgaagatcttccacgccgccgaccatctccgctagcaccggcaccgccgcgcgccatAGGTCATATAGGCTGCATTTTGCTTAGCTAGGTTGCGCTTGCCGGTGTACCAGTAATTACGTTTTCAATTTCAAGAACTATGTACGTATGTACgctcaatcggagcatctatGTCATCTAGAACTATGATCATCGCTAAATTTTACCCGCGCCATTTCGAATTCCTCTTTTCAGTTCCATTATACGGTTTCTATTCTGCGCCACTGCGAATTTCGACAGAACTCGCGTTTTCGGTGCACTAACCTTGGCGTTTTCAGTTTGCGTTTTTTCgggctctactagagatgctctaagaggctAAGAAGCGGCTGGGCAAAGAGTTAGAGAAACAGGTATTATTTCAGATGCTACCCTGAGGCCTGAGGCAACAATGGTTTGGATCCTCATCTACGAGAAAACATGTGCATCATTTATTATTACTTCAccatactaagagcatctctaacagtcgCTGTATCCAGCGTTGTATCCAAAAAATCGACTAGTTTAGCGCGCGAGAGGCGTAAATTGATGCTCCAACAGCTGCAACCGGTGCTGTAAAGTGGAGCGCGCTGTAAAAGCTCTATCTCGTACACTATATCTACAATGCCGGAAAGAGCGTGCGGTACAAATCGCGCGCAGAAACAACTACCCAGTTTTACCGCTCCAAAATTTAGAGCTTATGGTGGAGGTGAATATGGCATCACGCGAAACATGGATGGAGCGCGCTGCAAAGTACTTTTACAGCGCCAAAATTTAGCGCGactgttgaagatgctctaaggctggtgccaacgcgggctggaGGCGGGGCGATACCACCCGcgtcggggcgagagggaggcgagaggcgggcgagacgctagcggcgggcggtggatccaccgcccggcggtagggggcggtaccgcccgcctatagcccgcgttggaggcgagagcggggcgagagggaggcgatagcggtgctagtgggggcggtagggaggcggtagggagacggtagggaggagagagaagtgggaGCTGGCACTATAGTCCATGCACTGGCAccatggggtgagagtggggtaaaAGCTGACGTGTCGAGGCTatagtggggtgatgcattggtACCAGCCTAACTACACACACTCTAGAGATTCTCCGAGGTGAATGCACATTTCTGTAAGATTCCAGCAACACCTGTCAGTACTTTACCCGTTTCGGTACAAAGTGGGACCGGAAATTTCAAGGGGGACGAACTCTCCGGGGTTGAACCACCGGAGTATCCGGGCTAGAACCAACGGAATCTATGGACCACGAAAATTGAACGGTAACAACAAGAGGCAAATAGAATCCAACTAAAGATAATTAATGGGTATTTGAACTCTAATTCCTCATGagcatgacataccacatagagaacaAGTAGAAAGAAGAACGATAGCGAGGCTGGCCCGCCGCGCACAACGAGTAGATTAGGTTTTAGTTAAATTTAGCAATTTTCATTCAACTTTGCCATACATAACTAAATTTGAATGGATTTTTCCATTTTAATTTGGTTCACCTCAACCCTTAAAAATTATAGGGGTTGCCGATGTGGGGCACCCCTCCCTGCATCAAGGGATCGGAGCTACTACCAACGGCTCCAAGAACATTGTATCGGTGctgctgccggcgcctatttaagactcgcccggtggagatgctctagcctgttgagagcatctctagcagatcccatATAATGCTCCGGTCTGTAAAAAAATACTGCTTATTTATGGTTTTGGGTCGAAAAAAGTGCTAGAACAGACtccctaaatttgccaaaaccgtAATTTTTTTTAGGGGGTTGGTAAACGCGGCCTCCCAACCCATAGAAGAATGGTTTCGAGGGCCAAACCGGGGGGCGATCCTCATCCccgcgaggcgttgacgtcaagaCTAGTTTAGCCGTGCGGTGACATTTTAGCTCAcgctcgcccttccgcctctacCGTTGTCACGCGCCTAAGGGTGGACACGAGCCAGCTCGGGCTGGGCTCGGTTCGAGCCAGTCTTTGGCTCGCTCCAAAACGGCTCGGCTCGGGCTGGCTCGTTTCTCTCCCGGGCTGGAAAAATGAGCTCGGCTCGAGCTATACGAAAACTCGAGCTGGCTCGGGCTGGCTCGCGAGCCAAACGTCTCAAGTCACTGCCAAGTGGGCCCATAATGCCAACGAATGAAGATGAGCTCTGAATGGTGAATTCTGGATGTGTCGCCGGTGAATCATCGATGCAGTGGTGACTAAGGACGGTGACCAAGGACGCCGTGGCATGGGGGAGCTTTCGCGTGGCCGGGGGCGCGTTGGATGGCGCTGGCAAGGACGGCGGAAGTCGGGGGCGACGGCAAGGACGGCGGACGTCGGGGGCGGGCGCTGGTCTTCTTCCACGCCGGGGGCGGGCGCTGGTCTTCttccacgccggcggcggcgccggcgcgtgCAGCTCtgtgcttctttttttttttttttgcagctctGTGCTTGGAAGAACGGAAGAACCAAgggatgtgaggaatagttcgtgAGCCCGTGACCTACCCGTTCGTTTGATCTGCTCATGGGCCAGAAAAtagcccactctctctcccttggCCTTCCCGTTAATTCGGGAAAAAAAATCTGGCGAGCTTTCGGGCTGGCTCGGGCCGAGCCAGGCGAGCTTTTAGCCCGCCACGGGCCAGAAAAGTAGGCTCGGCTCGGTCTCTGTCTTACGCGGGCTGAGCCCAAAAGGAGCCGAGCCAGGAAAAGCTCGGGCCGAGCCAAAAGCTCGGGCCGAACGTCCAGCCTTACACGCGCCACCTTAGATCCTGGCCGCATCTTTGTTCCCCATTCTGATTCTAGCTGGTAGAAACCCACCTGTCGCGCCGCCATACCGTCCACCACTCCCGGGAGGCCATTGACCGGATCCCAGCTGCGGtagccaccgccatggatgccGACCGGCGTGGTAGGCTCTCCACCGCGTTGCTCGTGCACGAGAAGGCCGGTGTGCCGACGTGAATCGTTACGCCACACCGAATCGCCTCACTCTATCGCGATTTGACCACACCCAACGGGCCGTTGCTGCTAATCTGCCGCCACCGCATAGGTATGCATATCGCCTCCCTTTCGATGCATTCGATCGCAGCCGCGGCCATAGATACGTACTGATTCTGTCGTTGCGTATGTCGATGTGATTGAGTCCGTGCACGTTGTTTTTGATGGAGGATTTGTCGGACTCTGATGACTCTGATTTGGACGAGCTGCTCGATAACATTCAGCACCATTGGCTTAGGCATAGCAGTCGATAGTGTGGCACTTTTATTTAATTCATTGTGTTTTATATTCCTTCCCGTGTGATTTGAACCATTATCTGTGTTCCAAACTATTTGTTTAATTATTTGGATTTGAACTATTGTTGTAATAAGGATTATTGTTGTATTATGTGATGTTTAAAACTATCAAGTTTTATTTTATATTGCAatcatttttttgcattttttgcaaaaaatgtgTCACATCTATTTGGTTAAACAATGCATATTAAGGATTATACCTCTTCCGGTGTCTGGTCTGCGGAGGCATTTTTCGGTTCCTAAATCGCAAATTCTACGGTCTGACCGGACGCGTCCTCCTGGCTAGCCATAGGTAGGTCAATTGATGCCCACACTGTATTCCGACCAGCGTTTTCCCGAGTGGGAGGAAGTCGCAACTGATCAAACCGAAAACCCCAGCGGCCGGCGGGGACAGCCAGCAAGAGCAGAGCAGCCTGGGCGAAAGCTAGGCAATGGCCATCCGGAGGCGGCTCCTGCGCGTCCTCCGCCGTGCCATCCCAAAGCCCAGACCCCCACCCACCccccgccgccgcttcctccacACCCCCTCCAtcctcgacgccgtcgccgccgccccctccccgTCGCCTAACCTCTTCTCGCGCAGCTCCGGCTCGCTCCCGCCGCTGAGCGCTGCGGCCGTCGTGGCGGAGTCCGCCCCGACCGCCGCCGCGTACCTACTCGAGCTAGCTGAGACAGTGCTCCCCGCGGCCCAGGTCGTCGCCGCGCTTCTCTCAGCATGGTGAGTGAGGGTTTCGGTTCTTTCCTACGTCTTCACTCTGCTCCGGCCTCCGGGTCCGGGGAGAAGAAAGCTTTTGCCTTTTTCGTCACCTTAGTTCGGCTTCTCGCGTCTCTCTCCCTAGGGTGCACTGGAGGTCGACCCCTGAAGGCCCTCATGGCATGGTGCTCACGCTCGTCGGCGCCAATGTCGCCGTCCACGCGCTCTGCCGCCTGGCGGATCCCAGCTTCAAGATGAACCATTTCGCGGTCAGTGCTTACGCAACACACAAGGGGCTTGTGCTCGATCTAGTTTCGCGACTCCTGGTCTGGTGTCACTCACCTGAATACCTGATGATTTCTTTTGATGATGCGTCGTCATGAGCAGACTTCGCTGGACAATTACAACAGCGGCCGGCTGCACACATTGCTCACCAGCGCTTTCACCCACATACATCTTGACCACCTCTTCAAAAACATGAGCACCTTCTACTTCTTCGGCTCAGACGTAAGATGCTCACTCTACTGCACGCCTTGTTTGTCAGGCTGAGTACGGCACATTCATAATTTCTGGTTTGTATGTGATTTTTCACATATTAACAAGTGAGAAGATAAGTTGACAGCTGTTGGTATGATACACAGATAGCTCACTCCTGCTTTCCCAATTCCCCCGAGAGCAACCCCTTGCGGTAGAACATGCCGCTTTCTCTGAAAATCTAATGTAGTTTTTTTGCAATGCACGATTCCTTCTGCACAAGTTATCTTTCCTGTCCGCATTGCCAATCAGACCAACATCTTACAGAACCTGCACTTATACATCACCTAGGAGATGCCTTAGTAGTATATGCTTGTAGTCTTGTAAAGAACCTCCTGTTGTTGTACTGGAAGTATGTTATCTACATTTCAAGCAAGTGTAGATTAATTAACATTCACTTGTTCCTGTAAAAGATGCTGAAGTCATATGCTGgtgttttaaaaaaaatattatatttgacAGGAGTGAATTAGCTCTAGCATGTTTTATCTGTTTTTCTTCGGAGAAACGATAATAAACATTAATGTAGCATAAGCAATGCGGGCTTCTAGAAGTGATAAGATAATGTAAAACAAAGAGATCTCTAAAACAAATATGTAAGTGTATAACTATATAAGTGGTACTGGTATATGAGACCTGAGACTTGGAAATATATACTACGTTTGACTGAATTCTCCGAGCTTCAACCGGATTCCCTAGGATTAATCAATATTATATTTCCATGTTTAAACCAACACGCTATCCTGGTTTTTAACTATTTGTTTCATTATTACCTTGAGTAACTAACGCTCACCATCTGTTTTGTGGTGACCAATTATTACCTTTCTTGCACATGTTGAATTTTGTTTCACTTTGTATGCACCAGATTGCCGGCATGTTTGGTCCTGCTTTTCTCTTAAAGTTGTATGTATCAGGAGCACTCACTGGATCTGCATTCTTCTTGGCAGAAATGGCTTGTCTAGCTCCACGGGAAGAGGTAACATTCTCACACCGACAACGTTTATAAATCAGGGACCTGGATTCCAAATCCTCGACATGACATTCAATTACATCTGATTATCACATAAATTCCAATGGCGTGATTATCTCTGATTTTGTACTTATATTTTCCCTTGTACTTTCCTGTGAGAAGGCTGGTAATCAGTCAGCTACCGGATGCCAGATAATCTTCTGGGATCTGGCTTTAAGATCTAAAACCCCGCATAAGAttccatttttttaaaatttactgTGATATTATTCCTAGCGTAATATGTACTGCTTCTATTGCAGGGTTTTGGAGGATGGAAAACTCCTATGCTTGTAAGTGATTTCTTGTCATCATATATTACTAAAAAAATGGCCCCAACCGGCCAATTATTTGTCATCCAGGAAATATTGAGTGTATGGTAAATGTGGTGATCAGAGGTGATAGAGTGATTTACTCTAATACAATATGAAAACCACAAAATAGATACCGTTGCTGATTTTGTGCAAAAGTTGTTACACGCTGAATATGGTCCTTTCATGTCACTCAGGGTGCAAGTGCTGCAGTTAGGGCAACAGTTTTTCTTGAGATTTTTCTGTATCCAAAGAGAATGTTGTACTTACACTTCTGCATTCCTGTTCCAGCTGCAATAGCGGTGAGAAGCTTATGTTTTCATTACAAAAATTATGTCAAACATATGTGTGCTAGGTAGTGAGAACACAAGTTGTTTAACTGACTTCACTTATTTCAGGGAGCTGGTTTCATTGGTGCTGATTTGTGGAGGGTCAAGAAGGTACTGGCTTCTTTTCAGAATGTAGAGCATTTTACGATTCTGAGAATTTCCAAAATGCATTCCGTTCTAGCCTCCCACTAGTGCACCTTTGCCTCATTAAATTTCTGGGTCATAACTTATTCTTTTCATTTTCTGCACTACGCCTCATGCTTCAAGCTTTATGAGCGGGCACATATCTGCATTCCATTCCCAATGCACTTTCGCATGGAGACTCGAAAATCTTAAGCGACATCGTGAAGGCtccttgttttgtttgaataaacctaGAATGCACTACATTTGTGAAAAAAATGTAGCATGTATATAACTTTAATCTCTATTCTATTTTATttagtttatatatatatatttaatctCTATTAAAGCCGGGTACCAAGCAACTCTAGTAATAAGTGAATGTTATCTGTGCCACTGTTGCTTATGTTCATTGGCCATGAGTCTTGACCATGTCCGCTGCTACTTTCATCTATTATTAACCGGAACATGTAAATTTGTGAATTGCACGTGTGTGGTTCCTAACCATACGATTTCACTCCTGGTCTTTCATCGACCTGGGTTTGAAAATATGACTCAATATTCACACCTAGGGAGATTGGCGACAGTTCAAAATTCACGTCCATGTGATTAATTTGCATTACTGACTACTGAGTATATAACCATATGCTATTTATCTTCATCCCTGTTTGTtcttgtatcttctgcacattccCAGTGATCATTGTTTTTATTATTCATGTTCTGGTAACCATGAATTCTTCATGCTTTTCTCGTCTACAATGCAACTAACTGATGCCTGTTCATTTTTTTAGGGTCAGAGTGGTGTGGCAGGTTCTGCTCATTTAGGGGGCGCCTTTGTCGCAGCGCTTGTGTGGGCAAAATTGAAGGGCTGGATCTGATCATACAGCTTTACTCTTACTGATGTGCTGCAAATCCAAGGGCCAGCATGCCTCCACAATGGGGCCTCTTCGGATTGAAATCTGTTGTTATTTGACTTGTGTGGGTCTGTGGGATGACTCGTAGAACATGCTACTCATTATCCTAGTTACTGAGGTAGAGGTCTTTAAACGAAGTCTAGAATTCTAGATAA contains:
- the LOC124697077 gene encoding RHOMBOID-like protein 12, mitochondrial — encoded protein: MAIRRRLLRVLRRAIPKPRPPPTPRRRFLHTPSILDAVAAAPSPSPNLFSRSSGSLPPLSAAAVVAESAPTAAAYLLELAETVLPAAQVVAALLSAWVHWRSTPEGPHGMVLTLVGANVAVHALCRLADPSFKMNHFATSLDNYNSGRLHTLLTSAFTHIHLDHLFKNMSTFYFFGSDIAGMFGPAFLLKLYVSGALTGSAFFLAEMACLAPREEGFGGWKTPMLGASAAVRATVFLEIFLYPKRMLYLHFCIPVPAAIAGAGFIGADLWRVKKGQSGVAGSAHLGGAFVAALVWAKLKGWI